A single genomic interval of Malania oleifera isolate guangnan ecotype guangnan chromosome 13, ASM2987363v1, whole genome shotgun sequence harbors:
- the LOC131146762 gene encoding 14 kDa proline-rich protein DC2.15-like, whose translation MGSKTSFSTTLFLAVNLLFFALVSGQYCDSTCTPPGIPAGQTLTCPRDTLKLGVCANLLNGLLGVVLGTPPTTPCCSLIAGLADLEAAVCLCTAIRVNLLGINLNIPVSLNLLLNACGNTAPSGFVCA comes from the coding sequence ATGGGTTCCAAAACCTCTTTCTCAACTACCCTTTTCCTTGCAGTGAACCTCCTCTTTTTTGCCCTAGTTTCCGGGCAATACTGCGATAGCACTTGCACCCCTCCGGGTATTCCAGCAGGGCAAACCCTAACTTGCCCTAGAGATACCTTGAAACTGGGTGTGTGTGCAAATTTGCTTAATGGATTGCTTGGAGTTGTCCTTGGCACTCCACCCACCACTCCATGTTGCAGCTTGATTGCCGGCTTGGCCGATCTTGAGGCTGCAGTTTGTTTGTGCACTGCTATTAGGGTCAATTTGTTAGGCATTAATCTTAATATTCCGGTTTCACTCAATTTGCTTCTCAATGCTTGTGGGAATACTGCACCATCCGGCTTTGTTTGCGCCTAA